In the Archocentrus centrarchus isolate MPI-CPG fArcCen1 chromosome 19, fArcCen1, whole genome shotgun sequence genome, gaagcaaaatatgaagaaatgagtggtggctcaagacttttgcacagcaccgTAGGTCTAATGTTATTGCTTCATGTATGAgatttactgtattttacttAAAGTGCTTATTCATTccaaatgtttaatgtttaatcaCTTAATACAGCATgagtatgttggtgtgtgtacCTGTGAAGCAGTGGAGTAAACCGGTGCAAAGGCTATTCCTGCATCAGTAGAACCCAGCTTCAGCTTTCCTGCTGTACTGGTGAGAAGATCTCTGAGTGTGGAGCCCTGCTCTGTACTGTTACCCAATGAGGGGGTTTTACACTGCTGCAGGACTTCCAGGCTGTCCTCTTCCTTGTCTTCCTTCACAGTTTTATCCAGCAGCACTgactctttgttttctgttagaAAAAGAGAAGGGAGCAAAACTAGAGGTTCAGCAAAATATTTCTGAGAAGTTTAAATCTAAACGTTCTTGGTGAAGTGACGATCCACTGGGTAAATTATAAAATTAATACTGATTCCTGACCTTCTGTTCCTCTCACCTTTCTTTTCTTCCCTGGATTTCTGCTCTGCCAAGTCTGCCAGGAAGTGTAATGGTGACTGGGACTCTGGTGGGGTGACGGGAGCACTTCCAGCATCGTTGCCTGGACTGcttcctccaccacctcctccattAGTTTCTGCCTTCGTTCCTCCTAGGTCAGAGTTCTGCAGAGAGCCTGGCTCAGCTTTCACCAGGGACAGCTTGTTGCTGTGGTTTAGAACATTTTGCAGAACCtggcagaaaaagacaaagttaGATTaacttaacttaaaaaaaaaaaaaacccacaaagctTTCAGTCAGAggatgaaagaaaaaatgtcACTTTATCTGAACAGTAAGCAAATCaaagtttttgggttttttgtttgcttgtttcttAAAAGTAAGAAAGGATTAAAATGCTCAAACTCCATACAATTTATTTTGTAACAAGTCTACCTGGCCACAAAATACATACACCACAAACCACCCAGATTCATAATTATTTTTGCACAGGAAATATATAGTCTATCAAAGAGAGCTAGAGATCAGATACACAATTCCCTTTGTCCTCAAGCTGTTGGAGTGGTTTACTTAATTGTGACTCTGCAGGTGGGCTCTAACCTTAAAATCAGAGCATAGAGCAGTATGATGCAAGTGGACTATAAGTGTAGATGACAGTTCTCACGTTACAACTACAGCATCATTTTTCCCTCAGCTACTTTTTGTGATTTCCACctgggtttatttatttttgatataaGAGCAACATCCGCCTGAATGCCTAGAAATGAATATCTAATAAAGCCAGCCACGAAAATCTGCCTGCTTGTTTCAATCACAACAACACTCCCTCTTCAGTAAATCccaacagcagtttgttttttcttgggggaaaaaagagagagtctGAAGATCATTACCAGTAATCTACAATGTCATAGCCCATCAACTGGAATAGTGTGTGTGGTACCTGTGAGACTCCGTTGGTGGCAGGTAGTTTGGTGAGGAGATTCTGTTTGCTGTTACAGGGACAGTGAGACTTAACACTGTGTTTTTCTCTGAGGGAGTGCATGGATGTCACCAGCTCTGTCAGCActgaaacataaataaatggagCTGAATTTCATCATTCcacaaaaaaagacattacTAAAAAGCTGGCCTGTGACCAACTTCAGTAACAAGATGACTGTCAACAGACTGAGCACTTCACCAAAAATAAAGAAGATAATAATACAGCTGGGAAACAGACAATACTATGAAATGTAGTGTAAAGAAGACAAATACAGAGATACTGCACCTGAACCAGGGATGATCTGGGTTGGCATGAGGTGTTTGTGATCGTGGGGCTGGCCTTTAACACACTTCAGCCATCCGTATAGCTCTTTATCTGATCACAGTAAGAAACAGGTTGCACAgtgaacacaacacaaacacagtgttaGTGTATTAGGAAAAATACATTGGAATTAATATACTGAAGGAAGTATCGCTCAGATTATGTTCCAGTTCAAAGTTTATGCTTATGTCTCCaacttttgttgcttttatgtttgtttgttttcagtgtccAGTAAACTGTCCAAACAGTCACACTGACCTTTggagctctttctttctttggccTTGTAGCAGTCGAGGCAGACAACAAAGCCACATTTCTGACAGACCCAGTGGATGTTGAAAAGTGTTGCTTCACATGCGTCACACATCTCCCTCACTCCTCTCACTGCTCGCTTCCACGCCAGCTTGGCTTAAACACACAATACAGGTTCCGTGTGAAGACACAATAAGCTGTGTTAATCAAAAATGTAATGCCATTTTTGAGGCAACTTACCATCCTTTTTAATCCAGCTGGCTGCAGTATTCTCAGTTGCAACCATCTGACAGAACTTGTCTCCTATGAAGCTTAGGATATACTTGGCTGTAGTTTGGTCCAGGTGGCTCTCCTCCATTGCCCCAGGGACCCACAAGCTGAGGGCCTCATCATCAAACTGGTCTGGAGTGGAGAAGCCATCCATCCGGATGACTCCATTTTTACTGTAGGAAAGCCTGGATGAGAAGAAACATGGAGACTATAGAGAAATGCCCAAACTTGTCTCATGATGAGAGAAATCCTCTTTTACAGTGAGTGTGagaagtaaatggactagttcttatatagcgcttttctactcagtatgagcactcacatttacccatgcacacccattcatacaagcacttccatgattaattaagctaagtgctttaattatctaacattcactcacattcatactccgacggttgcgtcggaaagcaacttggggttaagtacctTGCCCCAGGATACTACTGCAGGATACCAGGCCTGCAgtaggaattgaaccgctgaccttccaatcagtaggtgacctgctctacctactgagctacaggcACCCCATAAGCATATTTAAAACTTTGCCTTTTGATCTCAAAATTTTCCAGTCCTCTTTTTCCTAATGCCTCTGTATTTCCAAGCAGTCCTTACACTGTTTAAATACACTGATTCTTCATAATATATGAGGTATATTATTTAGTATATAACATTCATATAGAGATATGCAAGTAACTCCTTAACTGGCAGTAAGAGACCGAATGGCTCCATTACTCCCTGGATAAATCCACCTTGTTTTTGGTGTCCTTAAATGACACAGTCAAGAGTAAAGTCAGAGAAGCTGGATGGACTCCCagagagagagtcagagagagagatggtggggggggggggggggggggggggggtgcagcagcatttctgcAGTAGGTCAGTGAGCGGACGATtatagaacaaaaacaaaaaaaaaaatcctctggaaGATTTACCCTGTTAGACCCCAGACTGCACATGCTGCAACTCCTTAGCCAACTTAATTATGTATGTGCTGTGCATTTGCAGTAAATGTGTGTGCATAATAAGAAGCAGTACAGACCTCCATGTGTAGATTTCAGGAAAGGATGGAGAACAAACAAATTTGGTCCcccaataaaaacatgaaagaattTGTAATATTCTAAGAAAAACTGGTACAGCATTACTTACTCAGACAACATTACTTTCGACGTTGTGGCAAGAAGCAGTACATATAGTTTTGAATTGGAGCTGAAATCCATTACTAAAATCCAAGACTtcataaactgacaaacaacaTTCACATTAAAGCTGGTTTCCTTTCAAGTTATAAGGCACAAAAGTAGCCTGATAGCAGACAGAACTGTTAACACGTTACACTCTTCATGTCGGCAACcagacaaagcaaacaaaaaaagaagcaagaaaGGAGAGTAAATTAACCTGATTCATATTAACtaaaatggaagaaataaagTGTCTGACACCCAGATCTCCTGCTTCAAACAAAACCTACACCTGTGCATACTGTAGGACACATTATTAGCAAGCTATTACATATGTATACACAAACCATAAGCAGAGAGGAAACTAGAGAGATTAGCTGAGAGAAAAAGGTTCAAATCTAACATTTAAGGTTACCTTGATAGGCTTACATTTCAGTTAAATCTGCGCAAATGTGGCATTTTAAGATCCCAGTGGTGCTCATACCAGAGGCACTTAAAACCATGAATGTGAACCATCAacacaaaaaatgtattaaattaatGTAAATCTGCATTAATGTGCATAAACTGGACCCCGCACACAGATACAAATAGCaagaattggaaatcaaaaaccACCCAGTAATTAAGATTACTGTTAGAAGAGTGAGAGCTTTACCGTCTGAAATAGTAGAAACGACAGAAGACAGGGGAGTGAGCCGGCTCCTCGCCTTTCTTGTTGCGGACCACCCTGCACTCCCTACATTTCTGCAGGTTGGGTCCAATTTCTGAACACGAATCATCCTGCAGGAAGGACTCCCCTGTCTGCTTCAGCTTCTTCACTTTCCTCCAGTCCTTAAGCACAGAGCGTGGGATCCCATCTAGTGTGCACATTATTAAGTCATTAATAACTAGACTTAATTTTGAGATTAACAAAGAGTTGCTCAGcacaagaaacagagaaaatacacCAGATAAAAAAGACCCTTCAAACACTTATCATTTGGTTATTTGTTGGTTAAAGGGCCTATTTTACCCTCATAGTTCATTTAACACACTTAAATGACACACGGCTGGCCTTTATTCTTCTATTATTGTAGTTTTAAACTGAATGTACTTAAGAACAAAAAATGCATATCCAAGGTTGTACATAATTACTCTGCATTGGGTGACATGCTCTCTTATCCTgcaattaatattttaaacattCTGCCAAGAAAAATGAGAGAAGCCTGCCAATGCTACACCTTAATATCACAAACTTACTGCTGCTGGCAAGTTTGAGTTTAGTCTTCTCTCGGGCTGATCTGAAGATATTGTTGGGCTTCAAgtcatcttcctctttttcattGTCTCCTTTCTTCTTGGCCATGTCATTCTGCTTCTTCTTGTAGGTTGGTTTAGGTTGACGCTTGGCTCGGCCCTCCATCTTGCTCTCACTGGTGTCAGAATCATCTCCACCACTCTCTGAACCAGACTCATATGCACGTTTGTTCCCCCTCCTTGATAAAGGCACCACTTTTTTCTCttccccacctcctcctcctggtcCTCCTACCACCTTTTCCTCCAGTTGTCTCTCCCTCTCACCTTTGCTTCCAATTTCTTTGCTCATCTCCACCTCATTGGAGGTGGAGGCACTGAGATTAACTGTACAGGGCTTGATCATTTCTGACATAGCTGTGGTGTTACTTGTGGTAGTGGTGCTAGGAATTTTTTCCACCTTAATACTTGAGCATGTAGTAGTAGCTGTGTTCCTGTCCTCCTCAGAGTGTCGGGTTAACCAGGCTTTTTTCAGCTTGTGGTAGTTACTGGACTGTGCGCAGCTTGTTGAGGCTGATCCCAGGGACTGGCCGTTAAGCAGTGGGCTGGACTTGCCTGGTGTTGTGCTCCTGCTTGCCGAACTATTGCTACTGCTATCAGCCAGCAATGAGGAGGCTTGATTAGTAGAGGGTGGAGGAGGGGAGCTGGGAACTGGGGTTTTCTCAACTGAATCCACAGTTAAGGAAGAATTTCCAGTTGTGACTGATGTGGGAGGGGTAGGTAGGTTGCTTCTGGACTGTGCTGCAGCTAAAGCAGCTTTGTGCTTCTTGAGGTGGACAAAAGAAGGGGCATAAGGCTGGCTAGAGCCAGAAATTGAGCTAGGTGTTTGGGTAAGGCTTGGGCCAGGGTGAGGTCCTCCTGCTACACTAGTAGGAGTCATAGACACCCCTGGAGATGTGTGTGCGCCAAAGTCCTCCTGCaggtctttctctgtctctggtcCTATATGGCTGAGCATCTGGCCACCAATGCCAGTTTTAAGGGCTGCAAACTCACCCCGGGCTGAGGCTGAGTACACTGGCTCAGAAGTAGCTGTCCCACTTTTACTCTGCAATCCATAAGTTGATGAGACTGAAATGGCAGTCCTGCACACGGAGTTTGTAACACCAGCTCCCATAGGTCCTGGCACACCACGCATAGACGTCTTGTTATACTGGACACAGATATCATCCAGGTTCGAGTTGTGTTGAATAACCctacctgctgcaggttctgtaAAACCCTCCACTAGTCTAGGACATTCCTCCTGAAGCTTGGATGTGTAGAACCTCCCCTGGGGGAGCTCTTTATGGATAACAGCACCAGTTTTCTTAGCACCAACAGGACTGTCGTAATTCATAGATGATCGTACAATGACTGATGCCATTGCTGATTGGGGCTTTTTTGACAACCCTTTATCTCCAGAGCACACCCCTCCTCTTTCCTCTATCATCTCTCTGCCTTTGCGCCCATCTGTTGACAAAGTCAGAATCTCCCTGGGGATGGCAGAGGCCACAGAGGTGATGACAGCTCCATGACCTTTGATGTCCCTGAGCTCCGGCAGCAATGTAGGGGgcttctgctgctctgctgatgTTTTGCTACCAGTTACAAGTAAGCTAACTGGCTGAATCGGTGTGAGGGTTGGTGGAGACAGGCGTCCACCATGagctgctctttctctctctacaGCCTCTTTGCGTTCCAGCGCGTGCTGTGTGGGTGGATGGAAGACAGGTGCTCGGTGGAGAGATGGCATTGCCCtgagctgttgttgctgctgctgctgctgctgatggtggtgatggtgatggttaGAGgctgaggatgaagaggaggataaCGAGGAAGGAGGAGAAATAGCAGAGCTGCGATGGTCTATCCTGTCTACGCTTGTGTGGTGCTGATGCTGTGGTTGGATGAGGGTCACCTGCTGGCTAAGCTGCTCAGTGATTTTTCCTGCTAAACCTTCTCCTCCCTCTGGCTGGTGCTTAATCAGGGGAGGGGGCTTGGAGAGTGAGTTTTTGGAACTGGAGCTGTAGCTGCCCACTGACAGAGCTCCTGAGCTTTGTACAGAGGCCCCAACACTGGCTACAACCCCTGGGGCTCCAATCGACACTTTCTCATAGTAAGAACTGACATCCTTGGAGGGGTAGAGTCTTGGAGGCTCATTCACTACGCTGTTAGACAGTGTGGTGTAATAGTTGCTCTTTTCTGACTGCACGGTATGAGGGAGGGTGTGGCCAGTCTTGAGGCTTGGTGAGGGAAGACCTGGTATCCGAATAGAAAAGCTTGGATCTCTacttctctctctgtccctaTCCATCACAGGGTCAGTGGAGCGCTGGATTTTAGCAGTGAAAGGAGCAACCTCAATGCTCTCTTTCAGGATTTGACGATTTTCCTCTTTGTATTTACTGGCTCGGTCTGCTGCCTGGAGTGCCTCctgaacaagaaaaagaaaacactgtaagAAACCCTTGTCTCATTTTCAGACctgaattatttaattaaaacagaGACCAGGGGTGTCAAATTTAGTTTAATTAAGGGCTACACTGATAAATAAGAATCAAGGGCCAAGTCAATGTCTCGAAGACATTTCACATGCAAACTGATCCACATATAGGCTACTGAATCCTGCCTGCAGCAACTTTTCTTTTAGTTACATTCTGTGATAGTTTGCTTGTTAGTTTGCAGATGCTACACAGGTGCACCCCTCTGTTTAGTTTGGACTCAGTGCAGCACAGTTCAGATCACAGCTACAACTAGGTAGGCCAATATTTATTAAGAATCCAAAGTGATATGTGCCCAGGGATAAAACAGATTTGGTTCATTAGTCTTAATATTTACATGTGACATAGACCGATATACGCGTCTGATAACTGAACACTGAATTTCAGTTTAGGTCCCAATTTTAAAGAACGCTGTTGCTCTCAACCCGAAAAAATATCACTGAAGAGGGTGGTCACCATGTCTTTTTCCCACctgctttacaaaataaatatttaaaaaaaactgtgtgataGCAGCCATGTACCTGTGTATTCGTCAGACGAGGCTTGCTGTGGGGATCTAGGTAAATGCGGTGTAGGTGGACATCTTTTCCTGTCGGAGTGCgacttctgtctgtctgctccTGTTTCAGCTGTGCCAGTGTCACTGTCCTGATGgggcaagaaagaaagaaagaaagaaagaaacgtGTAAGGGATACTTGCCCAATTACTTTCCTTACTTAACAGGCAGCTTTAGACTGCCCTCACTTTATCTGCCTATTCTGCAGACTTTAATCAATATGACATAACTAGGTTAATGAGAGAAATAATTGATGTGTGATCTTACCCCAGTGATGCTGTGTGTTGGGTAGTCAGTGATGTCTAAACAATGATTGTGGTTACATAAGGAGGCTAAAGACTGCTAAATGAATGGCATTCTGTGTGAATTGCTTTAATACTGGATTAGTGTCACTTCACTTCATCTAACTGACCAGGCATTCCCTGTCTCTCAGAGCTGCCTTAGATGCTGCTCTGTGAGGGCTCTCTGAACACAGAGCTTCTCGAAGTAAAGGGCATTTGGTTCAAATGTCCAAAGGAAATATTTAGTGCCCTCTTTAATCTGTGCTTTTACGATACAGAGCCCCAGTGCTCCTTTTATAACTTACAGTAATTTACTGTAAGTTTTAAATGTATATTGAACTCATTAAGGAATTAACGATTTCCCTCATTTACCCTGTGTACATCTCCCAAAGGATACTTGAGAAATTCCATGTGAAGTTCAGTGAAAAGCTAAAATTTCTATTCACAAAGAATCAACTTTCATTTCTTTACCCAGTCACATTTAGAACATGCTGGTGAAACCCAGGCTCATAGCAAAATAtaagtcacaaaaacacaagtagTGACACTTTTTTGTCAGCAtggctttataaaaaaaaaagtatttcaatAGGAAGTAGTTTTGATTCTGCAGCATGTACTTTCTCTACTCTTCAAACCGTGGCAACCAAGAAAACTGAGTTTTGAAAAAGTGGAAACCTTTGCATTTGAAACCAAACTATGATCTTTATGTAAAGCTAACCaagtgtttttttaaaggataatTAATAGaacattttatataaataatgtatttaaacaagcaaaacccatccatccatcatccatccttTGATGTGTAAGACTTGAATGATTTACTACACCAACTCATCCAACCTCTAAATATGGACTTTTTAGCCctttaaaagtagaaaatattgATTCTGTATAATTCAGTACACAAAAgatgagaaagacaaaaaaatgaaggtggTAAAT is a window encoding:
- the jmjd1cb gene encoding probable JmjC domain-containing histone demethylation protein 2C isoform X2, which produces MQGPYSLNGYRVRVYRQDSATQWFTGIITHHDLFSRNMVVMNDQVLEPQNVDPSMVQMTFLDDVVHSLLKGENIGITSRRRSRSSQNNNTAHMAGGRPGGTTGNTQSHYTRAQANSPRPIMTPLGPNPKGSQGMLASQQLSQSQQSQQPASQSHHSPGGSGREQREQRNSRSSRRKGSDSSVPEEEKDRREETTGRDSKSKAKQSVNKRRKGEEDEKKAGLKRLKTDMTSDLSESSDSENPHNKRATHSSCSSSSSSSSSSSSSSSSSSSSSEPNSENELKTRSNVKPSAISKMEEDEKPLLQGPKMNDSSALIGCLSPWAELQVTEDIKKSVVKEPSKMLTKEDEELVAVTQITQSPRQQTPLMSDVVQGGIMENSKNAVKASSRSQTPSLSHLHSSSVIDITDDAQATVHRESSEAVSALLASQKAESTALSPYLPLNPSPVSSPPVAPSPSPSEGGRRIEIEPPMQQQGILGGGITTAKSLSSKLEFAPSEIIRPVTSMAENVMLVEKEKNILPHHLHYQHQQQQQQHHTLQPQHYTPFHSGIKSPSLSEESRKHLQQQPAPHKMNTVLPPDISKSQMSPSPNPNSAHVDSLKQKSQHPNSSQSPVYPNTNPADLVKAKPHPGLLDICKPKPNTSPEVSKHKIPRYSDTSPPPSGRLPIKMESSEPPRSSFKPVLSESGGVGTSSNTKSPLIIKKNEPFTVYRDPALIRSDAENSASATVSSNHVAAYLHPHLHTLHSPHSPCLTPASHPHAASHLLATPHTSALPHPHLLPSTVLPAMAPPAASLHPRLDSPGSLGHLPLPHPTATHQQQFLQSQGHPSPSLLAQAHSGAAGLGLYPILWQYPNGTPTSYPPGLNISPAAKWVHPENPVTVNSEASLRRNTASPWLHQAAGSAGDSLGLLSHVPVRPASADAHRPPVKITHTSPPLSKASVDLHKETVTLAQLKQEQTDRSRTPTGKDVHLHRIYLDPHSKPRLTNTQEALQAADRASKYKEENRQILKESIEVAPFTAKIQRSTDPVMDRDRERSRDPSFSIRIPGLPSPSLKTGHTLPHTVQSEKSNYYTTLSNSVVNEPPRLYPSKDVSSYYEKVSIGAPGVVASVGASVQSSGALSVGSYSSSSKNSLSKPPPLIKHQPEGGEGLAGKITEQLSQQVTLIQPQHQHHTSVDRIDHRSSAISPPSSLSSSSSSASNHHHHHHQQQQQQQQQLRAMPSLHRAPVFHPPTQHALERKEAVERERAAHGGRLSPPTLTPIQPVSLLVTGSKTSAEQQKPPTLLPELRDIKGHGAVITSVASAIPREILTLSTDGRKGREMIEERGGVCSGDKGLSKKPQSAMASVIVRSSMNYDSPVGAKKTGAVIHKELPQGRFYTSKLQEECPRLVEGFTEPAAGRVIQHNSNLDDICVQYNKTSMRGVPGPMGAGVTNSVCRTAISVSSTYGLQSKSGTATSEPVYSASARGEFAALKTGIGGQMLSHIGPETEKDLQEDFGAHTSPGVSMTPTSVAGGPHPGPSLTQTPSSISGSSQPYAPSFVHLKKHKAALAAAQSRSNLPTPPTSVTTGNSSLTVDSVEKTPVPSSPPPPSTNQASSLLADSSSNSSASRSTTPGKSSPLLNGQSLGSASTSCAQSSNYHKLKKAWLTRHSEEDRNTATTTCSSIKVEKIPSTTTTSNTTAMSEMIKPCTVNLSASTSNEVEMSKEIGSKGERERQLEEKVVGGPGGGGGEEKKVVPLSRRGNKRAYESGSESGGDDSDTSESKMEGRAKRQPKPTYKKKQNDMAKKKGDNEKEEDDLKPNNIFRSAREKTKLKLASSNGIPRSVLKDWRKVKKLKQTGESFLQDDSCSEIGPNLQKCRECRVVRNKKGEEPAHSPVFCRFYYFRRLSYSKNGVIRMDGFSTPDQFDDEALSLWVPGAMEESHLDQTTAKYILSFIGDKFCQMVATENTAASWIKKDAKLAWKRAVRGVREMCDACEATLFNIHWVCQKCGFVVCLDCYKAKERKSSKDKELYGWLKCVKGQPHDHKHLMPTQIIPGSVLTELVTSMHSLREKHSVKSHCPCNSKQNLLTKLPATNGVSQVLQNVLNHSNKLSLVKAEPGSLQNSDLGGTKAETNGGGGGGSSPGNDAGSAPVTPPESQSPLHFLADLAEQKSREEKKGERNRRKQRVSAAG